GGGCAGATAGCGTATTCCGCCATGAACCAGTTTGGTCGACTTACTGCTGGTGCCGCCGGCAAAGTCGGCCTTCTCGACCAACGCAACGCGGTAGCCACGCGCGGCTGCCTCCAGAGCGACACCGGCACCGGTCACTCCGCCCCCAATGACCAGGACGTCGAAACGCTCCTGCTGCAGTGCGTTGAGGTTTTGACGGCGTGTGGTTGCTGATAGCAATTGCATGGCTCCCATCTGTAGAGATCTGGCCAGCGCCGGCCTGGGGCCGAGCCACGTCCGCTGCTGGCGGCGCTTGCTCAGATGGCCACCACGCCATCTGAACAGGATCAGCCCCCAGCGCCCAGCCAGCGTACGCACATTGCCCCACCAGTCCGCCTGTCAGCGAACCAGTGGGGGCCGTCAAAGATGGATCGACCGACAAGACAACTGGCGACTCTACACCGCGCCGCCCCCGCCGTCACCTCTACCCCTATGAGGCAGGCCCCCGCGACTCACTCGCCCCCGAGAAGAGAGGCCTGCCAGCCCCGCCCAGCGGACGAGTGAGCCGCTCAGCTGTCCAAGCGGCAGCTGGCGGGCGGGGTCTTCAGGAGGTAGAGTAGACTGCTCATCATGATGCCATTGCAAGCCCACGGCAGCGAGATCCACTTCGAGGGCGAAGGCCGTGCTGCTCGCCTCTCTGGCCAGACGATGCCCGCTCAGCGGAGCGGCGTGGAGCGAGCGTACTTCCCGCCCCGACTGGCTCCAGCGACAGCGACGGGCACCCTTCAACGCTGAGTCGATCGATCCGATCTATCTCTTGGGTCAGGTATCCTGCCAGCAGGTGGCGCAAGCGAATCAGCGAGCAAGGAGGAAGAGATGGGCCGAACAAGCGTGTCTCTCGCTCGACCAACCCACCTCAGTACGTTTCTGCCGATGAGCTGCAGGCGCTGAGTATGGGCAGCCATTGATCAAGGCGCGTCACGGCCACCGCGCGGACCCCGCTGGCCAGCACGGCGCGCAACTGATTGGCCCCATAGAGCAGGCCCGACGCCATATACGGCAGATCAAGGGTTGGTCTGAGCGCAGGCATAATGTAAGGCACCACATGCGCCGGCGTGAAGTCCAGCATATCTACCACGTCACGGTCCACCGACTCCAGAGCCATCTCCAGCCCGGTCGAATCGACCGCGAAGATACGCTGGATCGCCTCCAGTCCCAGCTCATGAGCCAGCACCATCACTCTGGGGTGACTGGAAATGACGCCCCGGATGTGAAAGTGGGTCGCAAGGTGGCGCAGGCCCGCGTAATCGGCGTTGACGCCATCGATGTGATCCATATTCACATAGAGGGCATAGCCGTTGCGATGGGCGCGCTCAACCAGTGCCTTGAATTCAAACAGGTTGCAGTGTCTGAGCAGAATAGCCCGCACCGCCGGCGTCTCCAGCGCCTGCACAAAGCGCGGGCGGGTTTCCACAACGGGCACCAGCACGCTGGAGGCCGGTAGGTTGAGCAGTGATACACCGGACTGCATACGCATCACCCATCTCGCACGTGCCTGGGACAAACGCCTGAAAAACAATAAAGTCCTGAGCCTGCCACACTCGTGGCAGCGCCAGGACTTCTCAAGTCTCTGTCCGGACAATATTCGTAATGATCAATCACACCGGGGAGAAGGACCCTCCTCCCCGCTGCGCTGTACCTGCTGGTTAGGACAGCCTTTACACAAGTAATCATACCTGTCCCAGGTACTTTCTGTCAAGTGGCAGCCGTACCCTGGTAGGCGCCACGATTTCTTTGCTACAATGAGAGCGGAATGACCAGAGAGGAGTTTCTCAGGCTGGCCCGCGTCCATCCTGTGGCCGCGGCCATCAAGGCAGAGGAGGACTGGACTCCGGCCCTGGAGAGCCGGGCCTGCCTGCTCTTTGCCCGGCACGGAGATGCCTTCGCACTGGAGCCGCTGGTTGAGCAGGCCCATGCTCGGGGGAAGGGCGTTGTTGCGCATCTCGACCTGCTGGCCGGCATTGGCAAGGACCGCGCCGGTCTTGCCTATTTGCGCCAAATCGGCCTTGATGCAGTGATTACCAGTCGCCCCTCCCTGGTAGGCCTCGCCAGAGCCGAGGGCCTGCTAACCATCCAGCCCCTGCTGTTGACCGAAGAGCTGGCCCTGACCAGCAGTATCCGTCAGATTGCGCAGGCTCAGCCCGACCTGATTGAAGTCCTCCCAGGGATCATCTTCCCCGACTTCGCCCGCACGGTCTGCGCCCTCCTCCCTGGTCCCTTTATCGCCGGCGGCTTCATCCGCACCCCCCAGGAGGTAGCCCGCCTGCTGGCGACCGGCTGTGTGTTGATCAGCAGCAGCGCTCGCCAGCTCTGGCAAGCGGCAGCCTAGGCCAGGGTCTCGCTGGAGACGCCAGTAGTGTTCTCCTCGCCCTGCTGGCTCTCAGTCTCTTCGGCCTCGTCGAAGTTGCGCTGGACCAGCTCCGCGATGGAACGCACCGCCTCCTCGGCGTCCTCTCCTTCCGCGCGTAAATGAATGGTGCTTCCACAGCGCGCTCCCAGTCGGAGCACGCCTACGATGCTCTTGGCATTGACCGTCTGCGTTCCATACTGGAGCAGGATCTGCGACTGGAAGAGGGCCGCAGTTTGCACCAGCAGGCGGGCCGGACGGGCATGCAGACCCACTTTGTTGGTGATGACAAGATTGCGTTCTACAACGGGCATGATCGTTTCTTTCTCCCTTCCTCTCACCTCTGCCCAGTGAGTACTTTGCTCAGCGCGGCTCTCTCGGAGCAACGTGGCTGTGCTTCTCGTCTTGGTGTGGAACTTTTCGCCAGCAGGCAGGCCAGCCTTCAGGTCCTGTTCCCGGTGGGCTTATCGTCGGGAGTCGCCTC
The sequence above is a segment of the Thermogemmatispora onikobensis genome. Coding sequences within it:
- a CDS encoding glycerol-3-phosphate responsive antiterminator — translated: MQSGVSLLNLPASSVLVPVVETRPRFVQALETPAVRAILLRHCNLFEFKALVERAHRNGYALYVNMDHIDGVNADYAGLRHLATHFHIRGVISSHPRVMVLAHELGLEAIQRIFAVDSTGLEMALESVDRDVVDMLDFTPAHVVPYIMPALRPTLDLPYMASGLLYGANQLRAVLASGVRAVAVTRLDQWLPILSACSSSAETY
- a CDS encoding HPr family phosphocarrier protein, coding for MPVVERNLVITNKVGLHARPARLLVQTAALFQSQILLQYGTQTVNAKSIVGVLRLGARCGSTIHLRAEGEDAEEAVRSIAELVQRNFDEAEETESQQGEENTTGVSSETLA
- a CDS encoding glycerol-3-phosphate responsive antiterminator, with product MTREEFLRLARVHPVAAAIKAEEDWTPALESRACLLFARHGDAFALEPLVEQAHARGKGVVAHLDLLAGIGKDRAGLAYLRQIGLDAVITSRPSLVGLARAEGLLTIQPLLLTEELALTSSIRQIAQAQPDLIEVLPGIIFPDFARTVCALLPGPFIAGGFIRTPQEVARLLATGCVLISSSARQLWQAAA